A region of Drosophila mauritiana strain mau12 chromosome 3L, ASM438214v1, whole genome shotgun sequence DNA encodes the following proteins:
- the LOC117141263 gene encoding putative phosphatidate phosphatase — protein MSKYSKLARGLCDLLIWVALSVASVLLHKMGRPFRRGFFCGDETLSYPARDDTISSKVIIAIVLGVPTAVIAVVELFRQLPGGPLREAGGKRDSCRIAHRLGVLYRQVIFYLYGLAMVTFTTMLTKLCLGRLRPHFFTVCQPMLPDGSNCQDAQNLGRYIDSFTCSNANMTDYQFKQLYQSFPSGHASMAMYAMLYLAIYLQAALSTRVSKLLKHLLQFLFVMFGWYISLTRIIDYYHHWSDVLAGAALGVVFAWLTSAYVADLFAGKRWPKAGYSANTLRKPQVSPKSSTKSQAGGSTSGAGQPPALPAYTFGTLPYLAAHPAQAQAQYAQPYHNYGYVP, from the coding sequence ATGTCCAAGTACTCAAAGCTGGCCCGCGGGCTCTGCGACCTGCTGATCTGGGTGGCCCTCAGCGTGGCCAGTGTGCTGCTCCACAAGATGGGGCGTCCCTTCCGGCGCGGCTTCTTCTGTGGCGACGAGACCCTCAGCTATCCGGCCCGCGACGACACCATCAGCTCCAAGGTGATCATCGCCATCGTCCTCGGAGTGCCCACCGCAGTGATCGCAGTGGTGGAGTTGTTTAGGCAGCTGCCCGGTGGGCCGCTTAGAGAGGCGGGCGGCAAGCGGGATAGCTGCCGGATCGCCCACCGCCTGGGGGTCCTTTACCGCCAGGTCATCTTTTACCTGTACGGCCTGGCCATGGTCACGTTCACCACGATGCTGACGAAGCTGTGCCTCGGACGCCTGCGACCGCACTTCTTCACCGTGTGCCAGCCCATGCTGCCGGACGGAAGCAACTGCCAGGACGCCCAGAACCTGGGACGCTACATAGACAGTTTTACGTGCAGCAACGCTAACATGACCGACTACCAGTTCAAACAGCTCTACCAGTCCTTCCCCAGTGGCCACGCCAGCATGGCCATGTATGCTATGCTCTACCTGGCCATCTACCTGCAGGCGGCGCTCAGTACGCGCGTCTCCAAGCTGCTGAAGCATCTGCTGCAGTTCCTCTTCGTCATGTTCGGTTGGTACATCTCGCTGACACGGATCATAGACTATTACCACCACTGGAGCGACGTCCTGGCGGGGGCGGCATTGGGCGTGGTGTTCGCCTGGCTGACGAGTGCCTATGTGGCCGACTTGTTTGCCGGCAAGCGCTGGCCGAAGGCTGGCTACTCGGCCAATACGCTGCGCAAGCCGCAGGTCTCGCCGAAGAGCTCCACCAAGTCGCAGGCGGGAGGATCCACGTCGGGAGCGGGTCAGCCGCCCGCCCTGCCGGCCTATACCTTTGGAACGCTGCCCTACCTGGCGGCACATCCCGCCCAGGCGCAGGCGCAGTACGCACAGCCCTATCACAACTACGGCTACGTGCCGTGA
- the LOC117140682 gene encoding putative phosphatidate phosphatase gives MFSKFQHRWTDRNANELEPGRKNPTASIRSIFSVKMCGNPNTRLLSRLVIDFLILIGIYGAALVVLPQQLSTTQRGFHCSDSSLKYPYRQPWLTKVHLTIAVVALPAAFVLVVEMLRAAVVPSSTELTQRFVFVGVRIPRFISECYKAIGVYLFGLGLTLVAIRLTKHSTGRLRPYFFDICQPTWGVEGGESCSDLTAENSTLYLEDFSCTEFAASQDLLALVRHSFPSGFVSTTCYAMGFLIFYAQARLFAPWLRLVRASLQLACGSLALVVCWERISTYQNHLTDVAAGAALGGWMAFFATVFVAHLFVEVRVKRRPMPRNEQIYGYAGYYTRATYGY, from the coding sequence ATGTTTAGTAAATTCCAACACCGCTGGACTGATAGAAATGCAAATGAGCTCGAACCAGGTCGAAAGAATCCGACGGCTTCGATCCGCTCAATCTTCAGTGTGAAAATGTGCGGCAATCCGAACACGCGTCTCCTCTCCCGGCTGGTCATTGACTTCCTGATTCTCATAGGAATCTATGGAGCGGCCCTAGTGGTGCTGCCCCAGCAGTTGTCCACGACCCAGCGGGGATTCCACTGCAGTGATAGCAGCCTGAAGTATCCCTATCGCCAGCCCTGGCTGACCAAGGTCCACCTTACGATCGCAGTGGTTGCTCTGCCCGCTGCATTTGTACTCGTGGTGGAGATGCTCAGGGCAGCCGTGGTGCCCAGCTCCACGGAGCTGACGCAGCGCTTCGTCTTCGTCGGGGTCCGCATCCCCAGATTCATCAGCGAGTGCTACAAGGCCATTGGCGTTTACCTTTTTGGCCTGGGACTGACATTGGTGGCGATTCGGCTGACTAAGCACTCGACGGGCCGACTGAGGCCCTACTTCTTCGATATCTGCCAGCCCACATGGGGCGTAGAGGGCGGCGAGAGCTGCTCCGACCTGACCGCGGAGAACTCCACCCTCTACCTCGAAGACTTCAGTTGCACGGAGTTCGCCGCCTCGCAGGATCTGCTCGCCCTGGTGCGCCACTCCTTCCCCAGCGGGTTCGTGTCCACCACTTGCTACGCCATGGGCTTTCTGATTTTCTATGCCCAGGCCAGACTGTTTGCTCCCTGGCTGCGATTAGTCCGAGCCTCCCTGCAACTGGCATGTGGCTCGCTGGCCTTGGTGGTTTGCTGGGAGCGCATCTCCACCTACCAGAACCACTTAACGGATGTGGCAGCGGGCGCTGCTCTTGGTGGGTGGATGGCCTTCTTTGCAACGGTGTTTGTGGCCCACCTCTTTGTGGAGGTGCGAGTAAAACGCCGTCCCATGCCAAGAAATGAACAGATCTACGGCTACGCGGGGTACTACACCAGAGCCACCTACGGCTACTGA
- the LOC117141349 gene encoding putative phosphatidate phosphatase, translating to MRDAPEDQSVTVSMPASASVSAAGSTGPSSERRMTQRLLVELLVVVVLVIPICVYEFAVDPVRRGFFCDDESISYPFQDNTITPVMLGLIVGLLPALVMVVVEYVSHLRAGDISATVDLLGWRVSTWYVELGRQSTYFCFGLLLTFDATEVGKYTIGRLRPHFLAVCQPQMADGSMCSDPVNLHRYVENYECAGEGFTVEDVRQARLSFPSGHSSLAFYAMIYVALYLQRKITWRGSKLSRHFVQFIVVMVAWYTALSRVMDHWHHWSDVLSGSLLGVAGALITAHYIARMFDDRASNILSVGLRRENTAATLQEEVCPTTPPPYSVNNSFNEDQYCSKV from the coding sequence ATGCGCGACGCGCCCGAAGATCAGTCCGTAACGGTCTCCATGCCGGCATCGGCATCCGTCTCTGCCGCCGGCTCCACCGGACCGTCATCGGAACGCCGGATGACGCAGCGCCTGCTCGTGGAGCtcctggtggtggtggtgctcgTCATACCCATCTGCGTGTACGAGTTCGCGGTGGATCCCGTACGACGCGGCTTCTTCTGCGACGACGAGAGCATCAGCTATCCATTCCAGGACAACACCATAACGCCTGTAATGCTCGGCCTGATTGTGGGCTTGCTTCCGGCCCTGGtcatggtggtggtggagtaCGTAAGCCACCTGCGCGCCGGTGACATCTCGGCCACGGTGGACCTGCTTGGCTGGAGGGTGTCCACATGGTACGTGGAGCTGGGCCGCCAGTCCACCTACTTTTGTTTTGGCCTGCTGCTCACCTTCGACGCCACCGAGGTGGGCAAGTACACCATCGGACGCCTGAGACCGCACTTCCTGGCCGTTTGCCAGCCGCAGATGGCGGATGGGAGCATGTGCTCCGATCCGGTCAACCTGCACCGCTACGTGGAGAACTACGAGTGCGCCGGCGAGGGCTTCACCGTGGAGGACGTGCGCCAGGCCCGCCTCAGCTTCCCCAGCGGCCACTCTAGTTTGGCCTTCTATGCCATGATCTACGTGGCACTCTACCTCCAGCGGAAGATCACCTGGCGGGGATCAAAGCTGAGCCGGCACTTTGTGCAGTTCATTGTGGTGATGGTAGCCTGGTACACGGCCCTCAGCCGCGTGATGGACCATTGGCACCACTGGTCCGACGTCCTTTCCGGATCGCTACTTGGCGTGGCTGGCGCTCTAATCACCGCCCACTATATAGCAAGGATGTTCGACGACCGGGCAAGCAATATTCTAAGCGTAGGCCTGAGGAGGGAAAACACAGCGGCCACTCTTCAGGAAGAGGTCTGCCCCACCACCCCGCCGCCGTACTCCGTGAACAACAGCT